GTGATCAGAGATTTATTCAGGTATTACTAAAAAGACGTACATGTTTCGAAATATTGAAATTGAAATCTATGTTTGTCGATATCGAAACTTTAAACtgtatttataaacttttaaatctGATAAAAcgttaaaatttattattatttttttggttaaaaaattaaattaataatcatatattaatatattaataaaggtgataaataaaattaattagaaattaACGACTActagtaattaattaactaaccCACCCATAAGTAACCTTTGTATTTTGCTGTCCTTTATGTTATCTTACCAATAAATAGACGCAAATAAACACTAGCGTAGGATCTAAATACTCCTAGGTAAATTACATTTGTAGTCCCTCAACTTTAGTCTTATTTTTTTACGATCTTTAAATTTTAGAAGTGGATATAAAAATttacgatctcaaaatgaccgttgatgatttcaaaatagaaaatttataCATTTCTCATAAAatcacgttttttatttttcaaatcatcatttttagagCTTTATTTTTGTGAACagtcattttctttctcttaatCAAACAAcattgttaaaataaaaaaaaagttcaagaattaGTGTtgcttaatattatttcaattAACTCTACGATGGAGGGTTATATGTTATTTAGACATGTTCATGGACTCGAGTATCCAATTGACCCGCCTAAACCCTCACCTAATGTGTTATGcttgaataagaaaagtaacaGTAGACCCGGCCCATTTAATTCCACCTATTTCTAGAGCAGatttgaaatttataaaaattggaCGGAGTGGTGCAGCTTGGTTCgctctattaatattaattaattaatagcgGCGGTGTGAAAACTTAACGAACGGACGTGCTGTAACCTAGGGATCACTAGACGACTCTTTCACTCTATAGGGATCGATCGGGACATAGCAGAATTCTTCTTGGAGAAGGATTGGTTTACCTAGGTGATTGATCCCGCCATAATATAGTCCTACCTATTAAAGCATCGGCAACCGAAGTTGAGTATACATATATGATGATCTTCACACGTAAATAGTCAGAAGGAAAGAAAGCGTGGTAAatggtaataaaaaaaattggcgCCACATTTGGACAAGTGGACATAATAGATGAGCGACAGGTGTCATGAAGCGAGAAATATCCCGAGTCTCATGTAAGACAACTAAATGCACCTCAAGGTGCTGCCGTGTCGAGAAAGTAATTAAAAGATAGAGTTAGTCTATTCATTATTGGGAATCAATGCTCCGGGCCGAATAGAGCGTGTCCACGAACAAGTCTAATATTAAGTGATCAAAGGTTAAAAAGACTTTTACGTTAGTAAATATCAAATTTTAGAAACTTTTATGCCCCATTTTTAAAATCAAGTAACCATAAAGAAAGTAGAACCAAAATTGAGGGGTCAAAACTACAATTTACCCTAGTCAATTTTTCcatttctgaatttttttattaatcaatTTTCAATCCAACGGTACAAATTCCAGCCAAACCTACCATCTAATGATCTCAACCGTTACACACCGTTATTGTTTCAGACATTTTGTttgtatatatacatacacattCTCTTCTTCTTGTCTTCCTTGTTTCCTTCCTCTGATGAAACTTATGTTTTTCCTCCGTCACTCCTTTCTTCTTCCCCATTGATGAAAGAAAAACACATCAATCATGGTAATAATCTCCAATCCACATCACATtttcttaatttaatttaatttaattttcctTCTGTTAATCACAACATTTTCTCGGCTGCCAAACAGGACCAAATGCAGATTCCTCCATGGCTAGAATCTTTACTCTCAACTCCATTCTTCTCCATTTGTTCCCGACACCAAGATTCACCTCGGAATGAATGTAACATGTACTGTATCGACTGCAAAAACGGAGCGTTTTGCTTCTACTGCCGATCTTCCAGGCACGAAGATCATAATGTGATTCAGGTAAGAAGAGGATTGATTAATCGATttgttaattgaatttttttgatgTTAATTTGATTGGTTGATTTGAAAATGGAATTGCAGATAAGAAGATCATCGTACCATGATGTGGTAAGAGTTGCGGAGATTCAGAATGTTTTGGACATAAGTGGAATTCAGACATATGTGATAAACAGCGCGAGAGTTATGTTTATTAACGAAAGACCTCAGCCGAAGACAACTAAAGGAGTTCCTTCTCATTTGTGTGAAGTCTGCGGAAGAAGTCTTTTGGACTCTTTTCGTTTCTGTTCTCTTGGATGTAAGGTATGAATGTCGGTTCCTTTTCTTCTGTTTCtctatttttctcaattttattttttcaattgcattatatatatatatatatatatatatatatatatatatatattaaaattgattttgcttgatATATAGCTAaggttttaacttttaaaaataaatttttttttaaagaattaatAATAGTTTTTGGGTCacgtgtttgtttgtttgttttttacatGATATCAGAGCTGATTAGATCAACAGTTGTCTTGGTATATAATTCCGTATAATGTtaacattttaaatattatattaaagtTTTTGGGATTGATCTgtttttttacatatatatataaatatttaagaggttgaataatatatatatatatatatatatatatattcatgttGATTAGATATATAGGTTGGagtcatttatttataagaGCGATTCTCTCATTTTAAGGTATTTTTAGAGTAATTAGGCTAAATTTGTTAATATAATAGTAGACATATTTCGTGTTGATTATATATAGAAGTCGGAgtcatttatatttattaggGGGCCGTGCTCTTATTTTAAGGTACTTTTTTTAGAGTGAATTGGATTAAATTTGTTAATATAATGTTAGATTCATCTAGTTTAGTAATTAATAGACTATTGGTAGATAGTTCGAAAAACTTGACATTTTAGAAGATTTACTTTCGATGAAACTATCGATATTAGTTAATTACAGAGGTTACTCGTTTATAAGCATGAGATAAGTTAGATGAAGTTTCTAATTAATATGATACCTCAGTCATCTAGTTTAATGTTACGTCACTTACTAATGTTTATTTCTATAAACTTTATGCTTCGGATGTCCAATTTTAGACGTGACACGTGAGGAAATGTATTAACGTTAATTAGCCAAAGTTACATGTTTACAGATTAATATTTG
The window above is part of the Euphorbia lathyris chromosome 3, ddEupLath1.1, whole genome shotgun sequence genome. Proteins encoded here:
- the LOC136224542 gene encoding protein RGF1 INDUCIBLE TRANSCRIPTION FACTOR 1-like translates to MDQMQIPPWLESLLSTPFFSICSRHQDSPRNECNMYCIDCKNGAFCFYCRSSRHEDHNVIQIRRSSYHDVVRVAEIQNVLDISGIQTYVINSARVMFINERPQPKTTKGVPSHLCEVCGRSLLDSFRFCSLGCKVAGLKKNGEGNFNLSTKKENMEDSSKERIVIGRRLASKQDEEEDQEQEQEVEQVKLQTNPSTSHRNSNSRRRKGIPHRAPFRS